In a genomic window of beta proteobacterium MWH-UniP1:
- a CDS encoding NAD(P)/FAD-dependent oxidoreductase: MNKVDVLVVGAGVVGLAIAREFAMAGKEVVIAESQSNYGTGTSARNSGVIHAGIYYPTGTKKAEWCVRGKALLYEYVQSHHVGHKQLGKLIVAGKNEAGRLEQLFATGRANGVDDLELITGAQAKELEPAIGCDLAIHSPSTGIIDAHDLMHALLGDAETHGAMLAVESRFDGAEQINGQWHSQILGETIVSDILINAAGLDAIPVARKIKGIPETHIPPMYFAKGNYARLNGRCPFARLIYPIPFPGGLGTHLTLDLGGQAQFGPDVEWLPQPTHEQIQAGLIQSFSYQVDAARLTRFEEDVRTWWPSMPTNSVTVGYAGIRPKVVGPGEPAADYIVHGPKDHGLSGFVNLMGMESPALTSCLAIAQAVRGLV, from the coding sequence ATGAATAAAGTTGACGTGCTAGTGGTGGGGGCGGGCGTGGTGGGTCTGGCAATCGCCCGCGAGTTTGCGATGGCGGGGAAAGAGGTGGTGATTGCCGAGAGCCAGTCCAACTACGGCACCGGCACCAGCGCCCGAAATTCTGGGGTGATTCATGCCGGCATCTACTACCCCACCGGCACCAAAAAAGCAGAGTGGTGTGTTCGTGGCAAGGCACTGCTGTATGAATACGTGCAGTCCCACCATGTCGGCCATAAGCAGTTGGGCAAATTAATTGTGGCTGGAAAAAACGAGGCGGGCCGGCTTGAGCAGCTCTTTGCTACGGGCCGGGCTAACGGTGTTGACGATTTAGAGCTGATCACTGGCGCACAAGCAAAAGAACTGGAGCCTGCGATTGGCTGTGATTTGGCAATTCATTCGCCATCCACCGGCATTATTGATGCCCACGACTTAATGCATGCGCTTTTGGGGGATGCCGAAACCCATGGGGCCATGCTCGCGGTGGAAAGCCGATTTGATGGGGCAGAGCAGATCAATGGTCAGTGGCATTCGCAGATTCTGGGCGAAACCATTGTGTCGGATATTTTGATCAACGCGGCTGGGCTGGATGCGATCCCCGTGGCCAGAAAGATCAAGGGAATTCCTGAAACCCATATTCCCCCCATGTATTTCGCTAAGGGCAACTATGCACGCTTAAATGGCCGTTGTCCCTTTGCGCGCCTGATTTATCCCATTCCTTTTCCTGGTGGGCTTGGCACGCACTTAACGTTGGACTTGGGTGGTCAGGCCCAGTTTGGTCCCGATGTGGAATGGCTGCCGCAGCCAACGCATGAGCAGATCCAGGCGGGCTTGATTCAAAGTTTTTCGTATCAGGTGGATGCAGCGCGGTTAACGCGCTTTGAAGAAGACGTGCGAACCTGGTGGCCAAGCATGCCCACGAATTCGGTCACGGTCGGCTATGCCGGCATTCGGCCCAAGGTGGTGGGCCCGGGTGAGCCCGCTGCCGATTACATCGTTCACGGCCCGAAAGACCACGGTCTTTCGGGCTTTGTGAATTTGATGGGAATGGAATCCCCAGCGTTAACGAGCTGCCTGGCTATTGCGCAGGCTGTGCGCGGTCTCGTTTAG
- a CDS encoding acyl-CoA dehydrogenase has protein sequence MLKAPVKFSWEDPFLVAQQLSDEETMIMDAARSYAQEKLQPRVLEAFRHEQSDPTIFREMGEMGLLGAYIPAEYGGAGANYVAYGLIAREIERVDSGYRSMMSVQSSLVMLPIYEFGTEEQRQKYLPKLASGEYIGCFGLTEPDAGSDPAGMKTRAKKVAGGYSLSGSKTWISNSPIADVFVVWAKDDEDKIRGFVLEKGMKGLSAPAIHGKIGLRASITGMIMMDNVFVPEENAFPEIRGLKGPFTCLNSARFGIAWGVLGAAEACWHTARQYTLDRQQFGRPLAATQLIQRKLADMQTEISLGLLAVLRLGRMKDEHNAAVEITSIVKRNNCGKALEVARMARDMLGGNGINDEYGVMRHMVNLEVVNTYEGTHDVHALILGRAQTGLQAFY, from the coding sequence ATGTTAAAAGCCCCTGTGAAGTTTTCCTGGGAAGACCCTTTTCTGGTGGCCCAGCAGCTCTCTGACGAAGAGACCATGATCATGGATGCTGCCCGCAGCTATGCCCAAGAAAAACTCCAGCCCCGTGTCTTAGAAGCGTTTCGTCATGAACAGTCTGACCCAACGATTTTTCGCGAGATGGGCGAGATGGGCTTGCTGGGCGCCTACATTCCAGCGGAATACGGCGGCGCAGGGGCCAACTACGTGGCCTATGGATTGATTGCCCGCGAAATTGAGCGCGTCGATAGCGGCTATCGCTCCATGATGAGTGTGCAGAGCTCGCTGGTGATGTTGCCGATTTATGAGTTTGGTACCGAAGAGCAGCGCCAGAAGTATCTGCCCAAGCTGGCCTCGGGTGAATACATTGGCTGCTTTGGTCTGACCGAACCCGATGCTGGATCCGATCCTGCCGGCATGAAGACCCGGGCCAAGAAGGTCGCGGGAGGTTATTCCCTGTCGGGCTCGAAGACCTGGATTTCCAACAGTCCAATTGCGGATGTGTTCGTGGTGTGGGCCAAAGACGACGAAGATAAGATCCGTGGTTTTGTTCTGGAAAAGGGCATGAAGGGTTTGAGTGCGCCGGCCATCCACGGGAAGATTGGTCTGCGGGCATCGATCACCGGCATGATCATGATGGACAACGTGTTTGTTCCCGAAGAAAACGCCTTCCCTGAAATTCGTGGTCTCAAGGGGCCGTTTACCTGCCTGAACTCTGCCCGTTTTGGTATTGCCTGGGGAGTGCTAGGTGCCGCGGAAGCCTGCTGGCATACCGCCCGCCAATACACGCTGGATCGCCAACAGTTTGGCCGCCCATTGGCCGCAACCCAGCTGATTCAACGCAAGCTTGCCGACATGCAGACTGAAATTTCTCTGGGCCTTCTGGCTGTGCTGCGCTTGGGCCGCATGAAAGACGAACACAATGCAGCAGTTGAAATCACATCGATTGTAAAACGCAATAACTGCGGTAAGGCACTGGAAGTGGCCCGCATGGCCCGTGACATGCTGGGTGGCAATGGCATTAACGATGAATACGGCGTGATGCGCCACATGGTGAACCTGGAAGTGGTGAACACCTATGAAGGCACACACGATGTTCACGCCTTGATTCTGGGCCGTGCGCAGACTGGCCTGCAGGCGTTTTATTAA
- a CDS encoding NUDIX hydrolase, translated as MSDVDPRPKRSALEPAPDLEEIRLSGESVYQGVLLHVHRDWVRGPDGHEQTFEYTLHPGAAAVIPMLDDGRLVMERQWRYALNRSFLEFPAGKLNAAEDPFIAAQRELAEETGYRAKQWARLGVMHPVIGYSTEAIHLFMAKGLVAGDSAREQGECMELITITPEQFFQAIYQGQVTDSKTLSCALWLDRVQRGEWQVDWVAGTL; from the coding sequence ATGAGTGATGTTGACCCACGGCCAAAGCGATCTGCTTTAGAGCCGGCTCCCGATCTCGAAGAAATTCGCTTAAGCGGTGAGTCTGTTTATCAGGGCGTGTTGCTGCATGTTCACCGTGATTGGGTCCGTGGCCCAGATGGTCATGAGCAGACCTTTGAGTACACGCTTCACCCCGGCGCTGCCGCGGTCATTCCCATGCTAGATGATGGCCGCCTGGTCATGGAGCGGCAGTGGCGCTATGCCTTGAATCGTAGTTTTCTGGAATTCCCAGCGGGCAAACTCAATGCCGCAGAAGACCCCTTTATTGCGGCCCAGCGTGAGCTTGCCGAAGAAACCGGCTACCGCGCCAAGCAGTGGGCCAGGCTTGGTGTGATGCACCCCGTGATTGGCTACTCCACCGAGGCGATTCATTTATTCATGGCCAAGGGCCTGGTGGCGGGGGATTCCGCCCGCGAGCAGGGCGAGTGCATGGAACTCATTACCATCACGCCCGAGCAATTTTTCCAGGCCATTTATCAGGGCCAGGTCACCGACAGCAAGACCCTGTCTTGCGCACTCTGGCTTGACCGTGTGCAGCGTGGCGAGTGGCAGGTGGATTGGGTGGCCGGCACTCTTTGA
- a CDS encoding DUF2818 family protein: MNTGAAAVLLLVIATVLANLPFFTERFFGVFRKPEKTIWWRLLELIVFYGVFLLIGFGLESYVGRSQSQMWQFYAITGLMFLILAYPGFVWRYLRRGRSKEPDQ; this comes from the coding sequence ATGAATACCGGTGCTGCAGCGGTATTGCTGCTGGTGATCGCCACGGTGCTGGCCAACCTGCCGTTTTTTACGGAACGGTTTTTTGGTGTCTTTCGAAAGCCAGAAAAAACCATCTGGTGGCGCCTGCTTGAGCTGATTGTCTTTTATGGTGTTTTTCTGCTGATTGGTTTTGGTCTGGAATCTTATGTCGGCCGCTCGCAAAGCCAGATGTGGCAGTTCTACGCGATCACCGGTTTGATGTTCTTGATCCTTGCTTATCCGGGTTTTGTCTGGCGTTATCTGCGCCGCGGAAGATCCAAAGAGCCTGACCAATGA
- the nuoN gene encoding NADH-quinone oxidoreductase subunit NuoN, whose translation MTLNALNLHAAAPEIALFGLLALVVLIELFAKKSAAVLVHAVSILGLLAIAAWQFTFVDDNQTIYAMNGLVVSDSLSAFLKGCVAVAGAITFIYSRHYIVDRDIPNGEFHILALFAMLGQFVMISANNLLTVYLGIELLSLALYSMVALRRNHAVSTEAAMKYFVLGALASGFLLYGMSMIYGATGSLDLPLIADKLASNQADRLIMVFGTVFVVAGLAFKLGAVPFHMWVPDVYQGAPTAMTLMIGAAPKFAAFAIVVRLLVSGLIGVAADWQQMVMILAVLSLIVGNLIAIMQTNVKRLLAYSTIAHMGFMLLGFASGVVGSDMVGAVDAYAASLFYVVTYAITTLGSFGVLMLASSKGFECETLDDIKGLAKRHPWLGGIFLILVFSLAGIPPTVGFYAKLAVLEAVVQAGHIWLAVLAVMASLVGAFYYLRLVKVMYFDDAKIETSLDCGKASSSLLTLNGLAVLLLGIFPGALMALCIYTVRISLAA comes from the coding sequence ATGACTCTAAATGCCCTAAATCTTCATGCCGCTGCACCCGAGATTGCATTGTTCGGGCTCTTGGCGCTTGTGGTGCTGATTGAATTGTTTGCAAAGAAATCGGCAGCAGTTCTGGTTCACGCAGTGTCGATTCTTGGTCTCTTGGCCATTGCGGCCTGGCAGTTCACCTTTGTGGACGACAACCAGACCATCTACGCCATGAACGGCTTGGTGGTGTCTGATTCACTGTCAGCGTTTTTAAAAGGCTGTGTGGCGGTGGCCGGCGCGATTACGTTTATCTACTCGCGGCACTACATTGTCGATCGTGATATTCCCAACGGTGAATTCCACATCTTGGCGCTCTTTGCCATGCTGGGCCAGTTCGTCATGATTTCGGCCAACAATCTGCTCACGGTGTATCTGGGCATTGAGCTGTTATCCCTCGCGCTGTATTCCATGGTGGCACTGCGCCGCAATCACGCGGTCTCGACCGAAGCTGCCATGAAGTACTTTGTGTTGGGCGCGCTGGCCTCGGGCTTTTTGCTCTACGGCATGTCCATGATTTATGGCGCAACCGGGTCGCTGGATCTGCCGCTGATTGCCGACAAATTGGCCTCAAACCAGGCCGATCGCCTGATCATGGTCTTTGGCACTGTGTTTGTGGTGGCCGGCCTTGCCTTTAAATTGGGCGCTGTGCCGTTTCACATGTGGGTGCCCGATGTCTATCAGGGCGCGCCCACGGCCATGACGCTTATGATCGGTGCTGCACCAAAGTTTGCCGCCTTTGCCATTGTGGTGCGGCTCTTGGTGTCCGGTCTGATTGGGGTGGCAGCCGATTGGCAGCAGATGGTCATGATCCTGGCGGTGCTGTCGCTGATTGTGGGCAATCTGATTGCCATCATGCAGACCAATGTCAAACGGCTGCTGGCTTATTCGACCATCGCCCACATGGGCTTCATGCTGCTGGGTTTTGCATCGGGGGTAGTGGGCTCCGATATGGTGGGTGCCGTCGATGCCTATGCGGCATCACTCTTTTACGTTGTCACGTACGCCATCACCACCCTGGGCAGTTTCGGTGTGTTGATGTTGGCTTCTTCCAAGGGGTTCGAGTGCGAGACCCTGGATGACATCAAGGGCCTGGCCAAACGACACCCGTGGTTGGGTGGCATCTTTTTAATTCTGGTGTTTTCACTGGCGGGCATTCCGCCGACCGTTGGCTTTTACGCCAAGCTGGCCGTGCTGGAAGCCGTAGTTCAGGCAGGCCACATTTGGCTGGCCGTGTTGGCCGTGATGGCATCACTGGTGGGCGCGTTTTATTACCTGCGCCTGGTGAAAGTCATGTATTTCGACGACGCCAAGATTGAAACATCGCTGGATTGCGGAAAGGCCTCTTCGTCGCTGCTCACGCTAAACGGTCTGGCCGTGTTGTTGTTGGGCATCTTCCCTGGGGCGCTCATGGCACTTTGCATTTACACCGTTCGTATTTCCTTGGCCGCATGA
- a CDS encoding NADH-quinone oxidoreductase subunit M, with product MTSAFPVLSVSIWLPIFAGIAVILFGRTLSNAAIRWSALLAAIAGFAVTVPLFTDFDLTTGAIQFAEKAPWIDTFNIYYALGVDGLSMWFVPLTALITVFVVIAGWEVIEDRVAQYMGAFLILSGLMIGVFSALDGLLFYVFFEATLIPMYLIIGIWGGPNRVYAAFKFFLYTLLGSLLTLVALIYLYMKSGSFDILAWHKLPLPLEAQILIFLAFLVAFAVKVPMWPVHTWLPDAHVEAPTGGSVVLAAIMLKLGAYGFLRFSLPIAPDAARELDTLMISLSLIAVVYIGFVALVQADMKKLVAYSSIAHMGFVTLGFFMFNALGMQGGIVQMISHGFISGAMFLCIGVLYDRMHSRQIADYGGVVNRMPKFGALFVFFAMANSGLPATSGFVGEFMVILGAVDYNFWIGLLAATTLILGAAYSLWMVKRVVFGEVANDHVASLKDVNAREFWMLMGLAFFVLLMGLWPAPFIDVMQVSVDELLKHVAVSKLPGAAGAIPAMPAQ from the coding sequence ATGACAAGCGCCTTTCCTGTTCTCTCGGTCTCTATCTGGCTGCCCATTTTTGCGGGCATCGCCGTGATCCTGTTTGGCCGAACACTGTCAAACGCCGCCATTCGTTGGTCTGCCTTGTTGGCGGCTATTGCGGGCTTTGCGGTTACCGTGCCGCTCTTCACCGACTTTGATCTCACCACTGGGGCGATTCAGTTTGCTGAAAAGGCCCCCTGGATTGACACCTTCAACATCTATTACGCCTTGGGGGTTGATGGTCTTTCCATGTGGTTTGTGCCCCTGACCGCGCTGATCACAGTGTTTGTTGTGATTGCGGGTTGGGAAGTCATTGAAGATCGCGTGGCCCAGTACATGGGCGCGTTTCTGATTTTGTCTGGCCTGATGATTGGCGTGTTCAGTGCCCTGGATGGTCTGCTGTTCTACGTCTTTTTTGAAGCCACGCTGATCCCCATGTATCTGATCATTGGTATCTGGGGCGGGCCGAATCGTGTCTATGCGGCGTTTAAGTTTTTCTTGTACACCCTGCTGGGGTCACTCTTGACCCTGGTGGCGCTGATTTATCTGTACATGAAGTCGGGAAGCTTTGATATTTTGGCGTGGCACAAACTGCCGCTTCCGCTCGAAGCCCAGATCCTGATCTTCCTTGCGTTTTTGGTGGCCTTTGCCGTGAAGGTGCCCATGTGGCCGGTCCACACCTGGTTGCCTGATGCCCACGTGGAGGCGCCAACGGGCGGATCGGTGGTGCTGGCCGCGATTATGTTGAAGCTGGGTGCCTACGGTTTTCTGCGGTTCTCGCTGCCGATCGCCCCCGATGCGGCCCGTGAACTCGACACCCTGATGATCTCGTTATCGTTGATTGCGGTGGTCTATATCGGCTTTGTGGCGCTGGTGCAGGCCGACATGAAAAAGCTGGTGGCGTATTCATCCATCGCCCACATGGGCTTTGTCACGCTTGGCTTTTTTATGTTCAACGCGCTGGGCATGCAGGGCGGTATTGTGCAGATGATCTCCCACGGCTTTATCTCGGGCGCCATGTTCCTGTGTATTGGTGTGTTGTATGACCGCATGCATTCCCGCCAAATCGCCGATTACGGCGGGGTGGTCAATCGTATGCCGAAGTTTGGTGCACTCTTTGTGTTTTTCGCCATGGCCAATAGCGGCCTGCCTGCGACCAGCGGCTTCGTGGGTGAGTTCATGGTGATTCTGGGTGCCGTGGATTACAACTTCTGGATTGGTCTTTTGGCCGCCACCACGCTGATTCTGGGCGCAGCCTATTCGCTGTGGATGGTCAAGCGTGTGGTCTTTGGTGAAGTGGCCAATGATCATGTGGCCAGCCTGAAAGACGTGAACGCCCGTGAGTTTTGGATGCTCATGGGCTTGGCGTTTTTCGTGTTGCTGATGGGCCTGTGGCCGGCACCGTTTATTGATGTGATGCAGGTCTCGGTAGATGAGCTGCTTAAGCATGTGGCAGTCTCGAAGCTGCCGGGTGCTGCAGGCGCAATTCCAGCCATGCCTGCCCAATGA
- the nuoL gene encoding NADH-quinone oxidoreductase subunit L produces the protein MTNLYLLVPIAPLVGAIVAGFFGKTIGRAGAHTITIAGVAVSLVASLMVLADVLSGNTFNGTVYTWAQIAGLKLEVGFLIDTLSATMMVVVTSVSLMVHIYTIGYMHDDPGYQRFFSYISLFTFSMLMLVMSNNFLQLFFGWEAVGLVSYLLIGFWYTRPTAIYANLKAFLVNRVGDFGFILGIGLVLAYGGSLDYAETFKAAPTLATQSISLIPGTEWPLLAVACICLFIGAMGKSAQFPLHVWLPDSMEGPTPISALIHAATMVTAGIFMVARMSPLFELSDIALSFVLIIGAITALFMGFLGIIQNDIKRVVAYSTLSQLGYMTVALGASAYSVAFFHLMTHAFFKALLFLAAGSVIIGMHHQQDIRHMGGLWKKMPVTWLVSLLGSLALIGAPFFSGFYSKDMIIEAVHASNLIAAPVVYIMLLIGVFVTAFYSFRMFFLVFHGKPRWGQGHDHGHKDDHSDGHHGHDDHGHGHEPHESPWVVTLPLIALAIPSVVLGAIAIGPMLFGDYFKNVIFVDPSHPAMQELASHFHGWVALGLHSVQTWPFWLALAGVVVSWYFYLVKPSIPAALKEKFSGLHHVLEQKYFMDRINEFVFAGGARQLGGQLWKRADQGLIDGLLVNGSSRVVAAVASIMRLGQTGYLYHYAIAMILGVALMLWWFAPVLNSVPAVK, from the coding sequence ATGACCAATCTTTATTTACTGGTACCCATCGCGCCACTGGTCGGCGCGATTGTGGCGGGGTTTTTTGGAAAGACGATTGGCCGGGCCGGCGCCCACACCATCACGATTGCTGGTGTGGCGGTCTCATTGGTGGCGTCGTTGATGGTGCTGGCCGATGTCTTATCGGGCAACACCTTTAATGGCACGGTCTATACCTGGGCCCAGATTGCTGGCCTAAAGCTGGAGGTCGGTTTCCTGATCGACACGCTGTCGGCCACCATGATGGTGGTCGTGACATCGGTCTCGCTCATGGTGCACATCTACACCATTGGCTACATGCATGACGACCCGGGGTATCAGCGCTTTTTTAGCTACATCTCGCTCTTTACGTTTTCCATGCTCATGCTGGTCATGAGTAACAACTTCTTGCAGCTCTTTTTTGGCTGGGAAGCCGTGGGCCTGGTGTCGTATCTGCTGATCGGCTTTTGGTATACACGGCCAACAGCGATCTACGCCAACCTAAAGGCCTTTTTGGTCAACCGTGTGGGCGACTTTGGATTTATTCTGGGCATTGGCCTGGTGCTGGCCTATGGCGGATCGCTGGATTACGCCGAGACATTTAAGGCCGCCCCCACGCTGGCCACCCAATCGATTTCGTTAATTCCAGGAACCGAGTGGCCGCTTCTGGCCGTGGCCTGCATCTGTTTGTTTATTGGTGCTATGGGCAAATCGGCCCAGTTCCCACTGCACGTCTGGCTGCCCGACTCCATGGAAGGCCCAACGCCCATCTCGGCCCTGATTCACGCGGCCACCATGGTGACGGCGGGCATCTTTATGGTGGCCCGCATGTCGCCCCTATTTGAACTCAGCGACATTGCCTTGTCGTTTGTGTTGATCATCGGCGCGATCACCGCTTTGTTTATGGGCTTTTTGGGCATTATTCAAAACGACATCAAGCGGGTGGTCGCGTATTCCACGCTCTCGCAGCTGGGCTATATGACAGTCGCCCTGGGTGCATCGGCCTATTCGGTGGCGTTTTTCCATCTGATGACCCACGCCTTCTTTAAGGCGCTACTCTTTTTGGCGGCAGGCTCGGTCATCATCGGCATGCACCATCAGCAAGATATTCGCCACATGGGTGGCCTGTGGAAGAAAATGCCCGTCACCTGGTTGGTATCGCTCTTGGGCTCCTTGGCCTTGATCGGTGCACCGTTCTTCTCAGGCTTTTACTCCAAAGACATGATCATCGAGGCGGTCCATGCCTCGAACCTGATCGCGGCACCAGTGGTGTACATCATGCTGTTGATCGGCGTGTTTGTGACCGCGTTTTATTCCTTCCGCATGTTCTTTCTGGTCTTCCACGGCAAGCCGCGGTGGGGGCAGGGCCATGATCATGGACACAAAGATGATCACAGCGATGGCCACCACGGTCATGACGACCATGGTCACGGCCATGAGCCGCATGAGTCGCCCTGGGTGGTCACATTGCCGCTGATTGCGCTGGCCATTCCCTCGGTGGTGTTGGGCGCGATTGCCATCGGCCCAATGCTGTTTGGTGATTATTTTAAAAATGTGATTTTTGTCGATCCATCGCATCCGGCCATGCAGGAGTTGGCCAGCCATTTCCACGGCTGGGTGGCCCTGGGGCTTCACAGCGTGCAGACCTGGCCGTTCTGGCTGGCCTTGGCGGGCGTGGTGGTGTCTTGGTACTTCTATCTGGTCAAGCCATCCATTCCTGCGGCGCTGAAAGAGAAATTCAGCGGCCTGCATCATGTGCTGGAGCAGAAATACTTCATGGACCGAATCAATGAGTTCGTCTTTGCAGGCGGTGCCCGGCAGCTGGGTGGCCAGCTGTGGAAGCGGGCGGATCAGGGCTTAATTGATGGTCTCTTGGTCAACGGTAGTTCTCGAGTGGTGGCTGCTGTGGCCTCGATCATGCGGCTGGGTCAGACCGGCTATCTCTATCACTACGCAATCGCCATGATTCTGGGTGTGGCCCTGATGCTCTGGTGGTTTGCGCCTGTGTTGAATTCAGTTCCTGCGGTGAAATAA
- the nuoK gene encoding NADH-quinone oxidoreductase subunit NuoK, producing the protein MLTLAHFLTLGAILFALSVIGIFMNRKNLIVLLMAIELMLLAVNMNFIAFSHYLGDAAGQIFVFFILTVAAAESAIGLAILVVLFRNLNTVEVEQLDELKG; encoded by the coding sequence ATGCTGACACTTGCCCATTTCCTCACCCTTGGCGCCATTTTGTTTGCCTTAAGTGTGATCGGTATTTTCATGAATCGAAAGAACCTGATCGTGCTCTTGATGGCCATCGAGCTGATGCTCTTGGCCGTGAACATGAACTTCATCGCCTTTTCGCATTACCTGGGTGATGCCGCTGGCCAGATCTTTGTGTTTTTCATTCTGACGGTTGCCGCAGCCGAGTCGGCCATTGGCCTTGCCATCTTGGTGGTGCTGTTCCGTAATTTGAATACTGTGGAAGTCGAGCAACTCGACGAACTGAAGGGCTAA
- a CDS encoding NADH-quinone oxidoreductase subunit J, with amino-acid sequence MFDVTLTLFYAFAAILVFAAVRVITARNPVHAALYLVLSFFSAAAIWLLLQAEFLAITLVLVYVGAVMVLFLFVVMMIDFDLEKMRQGFWANLRVAAPVGGLIIFEMSAVLIRSFNVPESAVAPLPANYDNTKALGRLIYTDYVYAFEIAAVILLLAIVAAIALTLRRRKDSKYQNPADQVRVRAKDRMRLVSMPAVKKPAASAPDSSEKGE; translated from the coding sequence ATGTTTGATGTCACCTTAACGCTGTTTTATGCATTTGCCGCGATTCTGGTTTTCGCGGCAGTGCGGGTGATTACGGCCCGAAATCCGGTCCATGCAGCGCTGTATCTGGTGCTGAGCTTTTTTAGCGCTGCGGCCATCTGGCTCTTGCTTCAGGCAGAGTTCTTGGCGATTACGCTGGTCTTGGTCTATGTCGGTGCGGTGATGGTGCTCTTTCTCTTCGTGGTCATGATGATTGACTTCGATTTGGAAAAAATGCGCCAGGGGTTTTGGGCCAATCTGCGGGTTGCCGCGCCGGTGGGTGGACTGATTATTTTTGAAATGTCCGCCGTGTTGATTCGCAGCTTTAATGTGCCCGAGTCGGCCGTGGCCCCATTGCCGGCGAACTACGACAACACCAAGGCCCTGGGCCGGCTGATCTACACCGACTATGTCTACGCCTTTGAAATTGCGGCGGTCATTTTGTTGCTGGCCATTGTGGCGGCCATTGCACTGACGCTGCGGCGGCGCAAAGACAGCAAGTATCAAAACCCAGCCGATCAGGTTCGGGTCCGTGCCAAAGACCGCATGCGGCTGGTTTCCATGCCCGCCGTGAAAAAGCCGGCTGCCTCAGCGCCTGACAGCTCGGAAAAAGGGGAGTAA
- the nuoI gene encoding NADH-quinone oxidoreductase subunit NuoI — MTAIVNFFRSFLLLELLRGMALTGSYLFKRKITVQYPEEKTPYSPRFRGLHALRRYPNGEERCIACKLCEAVCPAQAITIESDVRADGTRRTTRYDIDLTKCIFCGFCEESCPVDSIVETHIHEYHGEKRGDLYFTKEMLLAVGDRYEKDIAEARAADAKYR; from the coding sequence ATGACTGCTATCGTGAATTTTTTCCGTTCATTCTTGTTGTTGGAACTGCTGCGGGGCATGGCGCTCACCGGCAGCTATCTGTTTAAGCGCAAGATCACGGTCCAATATCCCGAAGAGAAAACGCCGTATTCGCCGCGCTTTCGTGGCCTGCACGCACTGCGCCGTTACCCCAATGGGGAAGAGCGTTGCATCGCCTGCAAACTCTGCGAGGCGGTCTGCCCCGCGCAGGCCATCACCATCGAATCCGATGTACGCGCCGACGGCACCCGTCGCACCACCCGTTATGACATTGACTTAACCAAATGCATCTTCTGCGGCTTTTGTGAAGAAAGCTGCCCAGTGGATTCGATCGTGGAGACCCACATCCACGAATACCACGGCGAAAAGCGCGGTGATCTCTATTTCACCAAGGAAATGTTGTTGGCCGTTGGCGACCGTTACGAAAAAGACATTGCCGAGGCCCGGGCGGCCGATGCGAAATATCGATGA